AAGATAAATAATAAGTGAGGTAATCCAAAGGGCTTTTGAAATTTTGTTGGTAATTTTGCTTACTTTGTTCATATAAAGTAAGAGAAATGAAGACTTTCAAGTATTTATAAAAGTAAAGTGTTCTAAAATACATATACTCTTATAAAGAATACCCTATCCCTAAATCTAATCCTGCTAACTGTATACTTTCATCATTATCATATCTTGTAAATAATAATTCATTTTTCCTTTCTAAACTTACGTTTTTTAACAATCCATATAATTCCATAATATATTCATTATCTTTTAATGTAGGAATATATTTTTCATCAATAATTACTAAAAAATATTCTTTATTTATAAAATCTAAATATTTCAAGATTTCATCTTTCTCAAAAGTTATAACTTGATATAAATACATTATAATTATTGAATCTATAACTTCATTAAGATTTCTAAATTGTAAAAAATCTTCCTTTGTAAAATTAATTTTAGCAAAATTATTTTCTTTCCATAATTCACATACAGTTTGAACTAATTTCCCTCCAAATTTTATTGTATTAACTAAATTTTTATTACTTAATGACAATATTACTTCTTTTGTATCAGAAAATTTTTCAGTTTTAGGAATTTTTATTAGTAATTTTTCTAATTCTTCTAATGTACACAGATATAATAATCTATTTAAAATAAATTTTAATCGTTGAGTATTACTTCGATTTTCAGCACTATTATCATTACTATATTTGAATTGAGATAGTTCATTAAATTTTAATAAATAAAATTCTTTCAAAGAAACCAATTTAGAAATAATTGATTCTGGTTTCATGTAATAAATTTCATATGTAGATAAAAAACCTATTCCACGCATTAAAGATTGTATAAATCTCATATAATTTTTACTTTTAGACTGTTTTTTTATTCTTCTCAGAGGAATATTAAAACCTTGTTTATTTAGCATCTCTTCTAATTCATCAATTTTTAAAGGATGCATAGAAATAAAAGCAGTAATTTCATTTAATATTTCATTAAAATTTTCACTTATTTTATCATTTGATTTTGTAAGAATTTGCCATTCATTAAAAGTTAATTTATCTGTTTTACTTTCATTTATCTTTAATTCAGGAGGTAGAATACCTTTAACAAAATCTTTTATATAATCTTTTTCTTCACCATTACAAATAATAACTATATCATCTACATATCTAAAATAATTATTAGGAAATTTTTCAATCATTTTCTCGTCAAAATATTCAAGATAGATTTGAGCCATTAAGTGACTTAAATCTGGACCAATTGGAATACCAGAAGAAGAACTATTTAAAAGAGAACAAACAATATTATTACTTAGTTTATTAATCTCATCATTTCCTTTTTTTATTTTTTCTAAAAAAATTTTTTTCACATTTTCTTTATTAACTGAAGGATAAAATTTTTGTAAATCCAAAACTAATGCAATTTTTTCACTATTATTATTTAATGCTAAAAGAATTGCTTCATTTCTTTCTCTATATCCATTAAAATAATATTGATAATTTCTTGTTGATTTTTTACTATCTGGTAAAATATAACTATAAACAAAATCTTTATTTTCTAAACATTCCTCATCAACAATTTTTCTCATTAAAAAAGATTCACAAATAACTCCAAAAGCTGATAATGATAACACATCTCGATAAATAAATTCATCTTTTTCTTTTTCTTTATAAAGTTTATTTTCTTTTATACTCCAATATTTACGAACATATAATTTTCTTTTTATATATTCTTCTAAAAGATTTATATCTCCATATTTTTTAGAAAAATTTTCAAAAAAACATCGTACTGCCAAATAGATAATTGGATTTAATGTTTTTGTTTGATTTAATGCTCGAATTGCTACATTATTATATAATTCATTTCCCATTTTTTTATTTCCTAGAATATTGTTTAACTAATACTTCACTTTTTGCAGTATTATCTCTAATCTCATCATGCCAATTAAATCTTTCTCCATTTGTTGATTCTTCTTTTCCATTAAGCCATGATAAACAAACATTATAAGTTTTAGTTAATAATTTCATAAAAATATTTGATTCTTTAGTATTTGGTTCAATAAAAATAATTGTTGAGGGTTGATGACATATCCTATTTTGAATAAATTTGAATGATTCTTCAAATCTCTTATAATTACTACTTCCTACCCCACTAAATGCAGACATAAAAATGTAAAATTCTTCATATTTATCTTCATCTTTTAACCATTGTGTTGTTAAAAGATTAGTAGATTTCATATCTGATGCATTCCATTCAAAAATATCAAAAGTTATAAATATCAATTCATTTTCAAGTTCCAATTTTATTTTATTTAATAATTTTACATATATATCTAAAGCTGACTTTGAATAATCTCCTCCTAAAATATCTATAGAAATAGGTAATCTTGGTACTTTTGAAAATTGTCTTAATTCAGCTAAATTTGATAATAAAGATAATATACCAGCTCCTGTTCCACATGGAATATCTAAAAGAGAAATATTTCCACTTGAAAAAGTTGATTTTAAATCTTTTGAAATTTCTAAAAAATATTTTTTCGGGTCTAAAACGACAAATTGCACTCTCGCCGATGATGTTAAAAAACGTTCAGAGAAATGTTTTTTTGTTTCTTCCTCATTCCTACCACCAATTGCTCCATCATTTTTTTCTTCTTTGCAATTTGTTGCATACTCATACATGCCTAGACATTCTAATTCTTCTTTATAAAGTTTTATTAATTTTTTTGATTGATAAAGAACTTCATTTTTCCACAATAAATTTGGTATCATATTTTTCCTCTAATTTAAATTTCTTAATAAAGCTATCATTTATCAATTTTTATAACTATATTTTAGTATAATAGAAAATAATTTTATTCAAATCAATAATATAATTAATATACTTTAGTTATATTAAAAAATAACAAGAAAAATAAAACTAAATAGAAAGAAAACAATGATAAAGACACCCTATTTGACAGTTGATGGCATCATAAAACTATATGATGAAAAAGAAAATTTTAGAGGAATCGTTTTGATTGAAAGATTAAACAGACCACTAGGAATGGCTATTCCTGGTGGGTTTGTTGATATTGGCGAAACAGTTGAAAATGCAGTAGTTCGTGAGATGAAAGAAGAAACCTCACTTGATGTTACAATTGAATCACTCCTTGGAGTTTACTCAGACCCAAAAAGAGATGAAAGATTTCATACGGTATCAATAGTTTTTATATGCA
The Arcobacter sp. F2176 DNA segment above includes these coding regions:
- a CDS encoding RNA-directed DNA polymerase, which translates into the protein MGNELYNNVAIRALNQTKTLNPIIYLAVRCFFENFSKKYGDINLLEEYIKRKLYVRKYWSIKENKLYKEKEKDEFIYRDVLSLSAFGVICESFLMRKIVDEECLENKDFVYSYILPDSKKSTRNYQYYFNGYRERNEAILLALNNNSEKIALVLDLQKFYPSVNKENVKKIFLEKIKKGNDEINKLSNNIVCSLLNSSSSGIPIGPDLSHLMAQIYLEYFDEKMIEKFPNNYFRYVDDIVIICNGEEKDYIKDFVKGILPPELKINESKTDKLTFNEWQILTKSNDKISENFNEILNEITAFISMHPLKIDELEEMLNKQGFNIPLRRIKKQSKSKNYMRFIQSLMRGIGFLSTYEIYYMKPESIISKLVSLKEFYLLKFNELSQFKYSNDNSAENRSNTQRLKFILNRLLYLCTLEELEKLLIKIPKTEKFSDTKEVILSLSNKNLVNTIKFGGKLVQTVCELWKENNFAKINFTKEDFLQFRNLNEVIDSIIIMYLYQVITFEKDEILKYLDFINKEYFLVIIDEKYIPTLKDNEYIMELYGLLKNVSLERKNELLFTRYDNDESIQLAGLDLGIGYSL
- a CDS encoding NUDIX hydrolase, which encodes MIKTPYLTVDGIIKLYDEKENFRGIVLIERLNRPLGMAIPGGFVDIGETVENAVVREMKEETSLDVTIESLLGVYSDPKRDERFHTVSIVFICKAYGEPIAQDDAKKVFIYEKDKIPLDKLVFDHKKIINDFLKK